A region of Oncorhynchus kisutch isolate 150728-3 linkage group LG29, Okis_V2, whole genome shotgun sequence DNA encodes the following proteins:
- the LOC109874016 gene encoding complement component C6, which yields MDRTNSLLVLLHVLGSVTVSLGCFCDHYAWSSWSTCTRTCNYGTQERRRSIRYDDYYWKNGCEQLCQKHESRACNVQACFIHCQLTDWANWSGCSPCAKKQLRTRSLLRPSQFGGVECDAVLTEDRACYPSTECKMETLNCKEFQCGNGRCISSKLTCNKQNDCGDNSDEKNCDEFKIVCPVEKRVVPGADLIGNGFDAMAETKRGAVLDNMFMGDTCNLNKSRGSSYRLYYRVPANVESFEIKVEIPDDFKQEPQPVYSETFNLASPPVSTRSDSSSGDSSLIWVPIFFFGSRSHHQSNTDTFKQAISASKKTDSQFFRVHQVLPVSRFRVKDSDLYLTEPFLQFLTSLPLEYNYALYREIFKHFGTHYFASGTLGGHYDLLYQYSRLELKNSGLTEEHTKGCLKSESSMSIIIYSQSSNVVRCSDNTMTQKHEGSFVQSSEKFFSMVRGGRDGEAAALAWKRKGAAPDSTTYKNWAKSLIDNPAVVEYELLPIINLVKGIPCAATKRRHLTRALVEYLEDFDPCKCAPCPNNARAVLSGTDCQCICQTGTYGPNCEQRAQDYTSEAVDGYWSCWGTWSACDASMKRHRTRVCNNPAPLRGGKLCQGPARQEEGCFISIFQEQNICVNDEDFATEGRAEGLPPGVEGCPRPKRPANSHLRKDKRYYEFGDMEEFLCFTGFEMEGYQFINCRPDGTWTPPTGMCIRKVCSPPAVPEGMTLYPSKKEYKVDHSVGLECTERGMVPSEQGFYTCAKSLTWEPPLPKDLHCKIDKPFVPDNKCGRGERHVGSKCSCVARETCLPYKTEFCIFNAEVGSGVMMSYCGFHSGRCHGDQLFFMNVGPCDEDVVSLDWAKFRVSMAAKSSVQEPCDSDTCYEWESCTESKQCLCKVPRDCPKEGEHMFCVKLLKTQSKRSVNLCFMAAIKCRKMEFEILNEGLCEEST from the exons ATGGACCGTACCAACAGTCTCCTGGTACTGCTGCATGTCCTGGGTTCAGTTACGGTCAGCCTGGGCTGCTTCTGTGACCACTACGCCTGGAGCTCATGGTCCACCTGCACCAGAACCTGCAACTACGGGACCCAGGAGCGCCGCAG GAGTATCCGATATGATGACTATTACTGGAAGAATGGCTGTGAGCAGCTGTGTCAAAAGCATGAGAGTCGTGCATGTAACGTCCAGGCCTGCTTCATCCACTGTCAACTCACTGATTGGGCCAACTGGTCCGGGTGCTCCCCGTGTGCCAAAAAACAG TTAAGGACTCGGTCACTGCTAAGGCCTTCCCAGTTTGGAGGCGTGGAGTGCGATGCTGTTCTGACAGAAGACAGAGCGTGTTACCCATCAACAGAGTGCAAGATGGAAACACTCAACTGCAAAGAGTTTCAGTGTGGCAATG GTCGCTGTATCAGCTCCAAACTAACATGCAATAAACAGAACGACTGTGGGGACAACTCGGATGAGAAGAACTGTGATGAATTCAAAATAGTGTGTCCTGTTGAGAAGAGAGTGGTCCCTGGAGCTGACCTCATAGGAAACGG GTTTGATGCCATGGCAGAGACTAAGAGGGGGGCGGTACTGGATAACATGTTCATGGGGGACACCTGCAACCTTAACAAGAGCAGAGGCAGCAGCTACAGGCTGTACTACCGCGTCCCAGCCAATGTAGAAAGCTTTGAGATCAAG GTCGAGATCCCAGATGACTTTAAACAGGAACCCCAGCCAGTCTACAGTGAGACCTTCAACCTGGCCTCCCCACCAGTCTCTACCAGAAGTGATTCCTCCAGTGGTGACTCTAGTTTAATCTGGGTCCCGATCTTCTTCTTTGGTTCCAGAAGCCACCACCAATCCAACACAGACACATTCAAGCAGGCTATTTCAGCTTCAAAGAAGACG GACTCCCAGTTCTTCCGAGTGCACCAGGTGTTACCTGTATCCAGATTCAGGGTGAAGGATTCAGACCTGTACCTGACAGAGCCCTTCTTACAGTTTCTGACCAGCCTGCCCCTGGAGTACAACTACGCCCTCTACAGGGAGATCTTCAAGCACTTTGGGACCCACTACTTCGCCTCCGGAACCTTAGGGGGACACTATGATCTGCTTTACCAATACAGCAGACTGGAGCTTAAGAACAGTG GTTTAACAGAAGAGCATACCAAAGGATGCCTAAAGTCTGAGTCGAGCATGTCTATAATAATATACTCGCAAAGTTCAAATGTTGTAAGATGCTCCGACAACACAATGACTCAAAAACATGAAG GCTCTTTCGTGCAGTCGTCAGAGAAGTTTTTCTCCATGGTGCGTGGAGGCAGGGACGGAGAGGCTGCAGCCCTGGCCTGGAAGCGGAAAGGGGCTGCCCCTGACAGCACCACTTATAAGAACTGGGCCAAATCACTCATAGACAACCCTGCTGTTGTGGAGTATGAG CTGTTGCCCATCATCAATCTGGTCAAGGGGATCCCATGTGCTGCCACTAAAAGAAGGCACCTGACCAGAGCTCTGGTGGAGTACCTGGAGGACTTTGACCCCTGCAAGTGTGCCCCCTGCCCTAACAATGCCCGTGCCGTCCTTTCTGGCACAGACTGTCAGTGCATCTGCCAGACGGGCACCTATGGGCCCAACTGTGAGCAACGGGCACAAGACTACACCTCAG aggcagtagatggtTACTGGAGCTGCTGGGGGACATGGAGTGCCTGTGATGCATCCATGAAGAGACATCGTACCAGAGTGTGCAACAACCCCGCTCCCCTGAGGGGGGGAAAACTCTGCCAGGGACCGGCCAGACAGGAGGAGGGATGCTTCATCTCCATTTTCCAAGA GCAAAATATATGCGTTAATGATGAGGACTTTGCCACAGAGGGGCGGGCGGAGGGCTTGCCTCCCGGCGTGGAGGGCTGTCCAAGACCCAAGCGTCCTGCCAACAGTCACCTCAGG AAAGATAAGCGTTACTATGAGTTTGGCGACATGGAGGAGTTCCTGTGCTTCACAGGGTTTGAAATGGAAGGTTACCAGTTCATCAACTGTCGCCCTGACGGGACCTGGACCCCTCCCACAGGGATGTGCATCA GGAAGGTGTGCTCCCCGCCTGCCGTGCCTGAGGGTATGACTCTGTACCCCTCCAAGAAGGAGTACAAGGTGGACCACTCCGTGGGACTTGAATGCACGGAGAGAGGCATGGTTCCGTCAGAACAGGGCTTCTACACCTGTGCCAAGAGTCTAACATGGGAGCCTCCACTTCCTAAAGACCTGCACTGCAAAATAG ATAAGCCATTTGTTCCTGACAATaaatgtgggagaggagagaggcacgTTGGATCCAAATGTAGCTGCGTGGCACGTGAGACATGCCT cCCATACAAAACTGAGTTCTGCATCTTCAATGCTGAAGTTGGCAGTGGTGTGATGATGTCTTACTGTGGTTTCCACTCGGGCCGTTGCCATGGTGACCAGCTCTTCTTCATGAATGTGGGCCCGTGTGACGAGGATGTGGTCAGCCTGGACTGGGCCAAGTTCAGGGTCAGCATGGCTGCCAAGAGCTCAGTCCAGGAGCCCTGCGACTCTGACACCTGCTATGAGTGGGAGAGCTGCACTG AGTCCAAACAGTGTCTGTGTAAAGTTCCCCGGGACTGTCCTAAGGAGGGAGAACACATGTTCTGTGTGAAGCTGCTGAAGACCCAGAGCAAGAGGAGTGTGAATCTGTGTTTCATGGCTGCCATCAAGTGTAGAAAGATGGAGTTTGAGATTCTCAACGAAGGCCTGTGTGAAGAGTCCACATAA